A genomic window from Methanobacterium sp. BRmetb2 includes:
- a CDS encoding gamma-glutamyl ligase — MPIEKMDNSQYTIIPVKTGYIKPNEPFDVIIEKCLNLVEEGDFLVISETPIAISQGRIVDESKFEPSFKAYLLADLWSKYVWGYFLGPLLGIKKRTINNLRKLPKAARYHKQVVLEYYGLKHALKPASEAGIDLSNAPGSYVSLLPCDPQGVVEKIARTIENRTSKKVISMIIDTDATYELKGMKFTSLPLAVPGIKCDMGVYGYLLGRIGKIVGPTVLAVSTTIKTDAALEIGKIVEDYQKENKNSMETVYDMKDTFKKDVDEITIEMLDSIQHTPAVIVRKL, encoded by the coding sequence ATGCCAATTGAAAAAATGGATAATTCTCAATATACAATAATTCCTGTTAAAACAGGTTACATAAAACCAAATGAACCTTTTGACGTGATTATTGAGAAATGCCTAAATTTAGTTGAAGAAGGAGATTTTCTGGTAATATCTGAGACTCCCATTGCCATCTCCCAAGGCAGAATAGTAGACGAATCAAAATTTGAACCATCTTTTAAAGCTTATCTATTGGCAGATCTATGGTCAAAATATGTGTGGGGCTACTTTTTAGGACCATTACTTGGAATTAAAAAGAGAACCATTAATAATTTAAGAAAATTACCCAAAGCAGCACGATATCATAAACAAGTTGTTCTTGAGTATTATGGATTAAAACATGCTCTTAAACCTGCTTCAGAAGCAGGTATCGATCTTAGCAATGCCCCTGGAAGTTACGTTTCACTTTTACCCTGTGATCCTCAAGGTGTTGTAGAAAAAATAGCCAGAACAATTGAAAATAGGACCAGCAAAAAAGTTATTTCCATGATAATTGACACTGACGCCACTTATGAATTAAAAGGGATGAAATTCACATCACTGCCCTTAGCTGTCCCCGGCATTAAATGTGACATGGGCGTGTACGGATATTTGCTGGGAAGAATTGGAAAAATAGTAGGCCCTACAGTTTTAGCAGTTTCAACAACAATAAAAACAGATGCAGCTTTAGAAATTGGAAAAATTGTTGAAGATTATCAAAAAGAAAACAAAAATAGTATGGAAACTGTATACGATATGAAAGATACTTTTAAGAAAGATGTTGATGAAATAACCATTGAAATGTTGGATTCAATTCAACATACGCCTGCAGTCATTGTTAGGAAGCTTTAA
- a CDS encoding ABC transporter ATP-binding protein, whose translation MINKITIIGGYDKQGNKEPVDDITIRRGEIFGVVGPTGSGKSSLIGDIEQLAQCDTFSKRKILVNDEEPSYEDRTNPRKKMVAQLSQNMNFLADMSVGDFLNLHAKCRGASDKCVNSVINLANTLTGEPIKKEHELTILSGGQSRALMVADVAIISDSPIVLIDEIENAGIRKHDALKVLSGHGKIVMVVTHDPVLALMTDKRIVMKSGGMQKVVSTTPHEKKISKQLNKIDELMLSLREKVRNGELVEDIKLNLEC comes from the coding sequence ATGATAAATAAAATAACTATTATCGGTGGCTATGATAAGCAAGGCAACAAAGAGCCTGTAGATGATATCACAATCCGTAGAGGAGAAATTTTCGGAGTTGTAGGTCCTACCGGCAGTGGTAAAAGTTCTTTGATCGGAGATATTGAACAGTTAGCACAGTGCGATACATTCTCTAAAAGAAAAATCTTAGTAAATGATGAAGAACCCAGCTACGAAGATAGAACTAATCCCCGAAAGAAGATGGTTGCCCAACTATCACAGAACATGAATTTTTTAGCAGATATGTCAGTAGGGGACTTTTTAAACCTCCATGCTAAGTGTAGAGGAGCCAGTGACAAGTGTGTTAACTCAGTTATCAATCTGGCCAATACACTGACTGGTGAACCAATAAAAAAAGAACACGAACTTACAATTTTAAGTGGGGGACAATCCAGAGCTTTAATGGTGGCAGATGTTGCCATTATCAGTGATTCGCCCATTGTACTTATTGACGAAATTGAAAATGCTGGAATAAGGAAACACGACGCATTAAAAGTTCTCTCAGGACATGGAAAAATAGTTATGGTGGTAACCCACGACCCTGTCCTTGCACTCATGACAGATAAAAGAATAGTCATGAAAAGTGGAGGTATGCAGAAGGTGGTAAGCACCACACCCCATGAAAAGAAAATATCCAAACAACTTAACAAGATAGACGAGTTAATGTTGAGTTTAAGAGAAAAGGTAAGAAATGGGGAATTAGTGGAGGATATAAAGTTAAATCTAGAATGTTAA
- a CDS encoding TIGR00295 family protein, with translation MSLELLRQFNCSLPVIEHSKAVAWKALEISKKFPVDTVLVKNGALLHDIGRGKTHGIEHAIMGAEILKDLGFSTEIVNIVERHIGAGIPLKEAESLGLPPKDYLPETLEEKIVAHADNLINGVDEVHIDFVIDKWRTNMGNSHPSIGRLIDLHRAIIDKNYQVQ, from the coding sequence TTGAGTCTGGAACTTTTAAGACAGTTTAATTGTTCTCTACCAGTTATTGAACATAGCAAAGCCGTGGCTTGGAAAGCCTTGGAAATTTCGAAAAAATTTCCGGTTGATACTGTTTTAGTGAAAAATGGTGCGCTTCTACATGATATAGGTCGTGGAAAAACTCATGGCATTGAACATGCTATAATGGGTGCTGAAATTTTGAAAGATTTGGGATTTTCCACAGAAATAGTAAATATTGTGGAAAGACATATAGGGGCAGGCATACCTTTGAAAGAAGCTGAAAGTCTGGGTTTACCCCCAAAAGATTATCTACCTGAAACACTGGAAGAAAAAATTGTGGCCCATGCAGACAACCTTATAAATGGTGTAGATGAGGTTCATATCGATTTTGTAATTGATAAATGGAGAACCAACATGGGAAATAGTCATCCCTCTATTGGAAGATTGATTGATTTGCACCGAGCAATAATTGATAAGAATTATCAAGTTCAATAA
- a CDS encoding 50S ribosomal protein L11: MAKETVEILVEGGKATPGPPLGPAIGPLGINMMQVVEAINTKTGDFGGMKVPVKIIVDTGTKEFEVEVGTPPTTALIMDELKIEKGSQDPGLDKVADLSVEQALKISRMKFDSLLANDYKHAAKEIIGTCVSMGITVNGKDPREVQTEIDEGVYDDILQG; encoded by the coding sequence ATGGCTAAAGAGACAGTAGAGATTCTAGTAGAAGGTGGAAAAGCCACACCAGGTCCACCATTAGGTCCTGCAATTGGTCCGTTAGGAATCAATATGATGCAAGTCGTTGAAGCTATAAACACAAAAACTGGGGATTTTGGAGGAATGAAAGTTCCAGTTAAAATTATAGTTGACACTGGTACCAAAGAATTTGAAGTAGAAGTAGGTACCCCACCAACCACTGCACTTATAATGGATGAGCTAAAAATCGAAAAAGGTTCACAAGATCCTGGACTAGATAAAGTAGCTGATCTTTCCGTTGAACAAGCACTCAAAATTTCTAGAATGAAATTTGACTCGTTACTGGCAAATGATTATAAACATGCTGCCAAGGAAATAATAGGTACCTGTGTAAGCATGGGCATAACTGTTAATGGAAAGGATCCAAGAGAAGTGCAAACTGAAATTGATGAAGGCGTATACGACGATATATTACAAGGCTAA
- the ftsZ gene encoding cell division protein FtsZ, whose translation MKFINDAIKESENRTDRSHPKHNDTEIDEDLREIIDRSRAKIFVVGAGGAGNNTVSRLTDIGIEGANTVAINTDAQDLFYSNSNGKLLIGKKTCGGLGAGGVPEVGEESAEESEDEIRSKLDGADMVFVTCGLGGGTGTGSAPVISKLAKKAGALTIAVATMPFSAEGLKRRENAERGLEKLQSAADTVIVIPNDKLLEVAPNLPLNKAFMVADELLGRAVKGITELITKPGLVSLDFADIRSIMKGSGMAMIGMGESESGDRAIESVHEALNSPLLDLDISNAKGALINISGSSDLTLHEAEKIVQIVADELDPDSNIIWGAQIQEDLQNVIRTTIVVAGVRSPHIFGTPAEREYIAEREKESADESSLEEFIDGVF comes from the coding sequence TTGAAATTCATAAACGATGCCATAAAAGAATCTGAAAACAGAACGGATAGATCACATCCCAAACATAATGACACGGAAATCGACGAAGACCTTAGAGAGATCATAGATAGAAGTAGAGCAAAGATATTTGTAGTAGGTGCCGGAGGAGCTGGAAACAACACTGTTTCGAGGCTTACCGACATTGGAATAGAAGGAGCAAACACAGTAGCCATAAACACTGATGCACAAGATCTCTTTTATTCAAATTCGAACGGGAAGTTATTGATCGGTAAAAAAACATGCGGCGGCCTCGGTGCTGGAGGCGTGCCGGAAGTAGGCGAAGAAAGTGCAGAAGAAAGTGAAGATGAAATAAGATCTAAATTAGATGGGGCTGACATGGTTTTTGTCACCTGTGGATTAGGTGGTGGAACTGGAACAGGTTCTGCTCCAGTTATTTCAAAACTGGCTAAAAAAGCAGGTGCATTGACTATAGCGGTTGCAACTATGCCTTTCAGTGCAGAAGGACTTAAAAGAAGAGAAAATGCCGAAAGAGGTCTTGAAAAACTTCAAAGTGCAGCGGACACAGTAATAGTTATACCTAACGACAAGTTACTTGAAGTTGCTCCAAATCTGCCATTAAACAAAGCCTTCATGGTAGCAGACGAACTTCTGGGAAGAGCGGTTAAGGGAATAACTGAGCTTATAACTAAACCCGGTCTTGTCAGTTTGGACTTTGCGGACATAAGAAGTATTATGAAAGGCTCTGGGATGGCAATGATTGGAATGGGCGAATCCGAATCCGGAGATCGCGCAATAGAATCTGTGCACGAAGCTTTAAACAGTCCATTACTAGATCTGGATATTTCCAATGCTAAAGGTGCATTGATAAATATATCTGGAAGTTCTGACCTGACACTGCATGAAGCTGAAAAGATTGTTCAAATAGTAGCCGATGAACTTGATCCTGACTCCAATATAATTTGGGGAGCTCAAATACAAGAAGATCTTCAGAATGTTATCAGAACCACCATTGTCGTTGCAGGAGTTAGATCTCCGCATATATTCGGTACACCTGCTGAACGCGAATATATAGCTGAAAGAGAAAAAGAATCCGCAGACGAATCTTCATTAGAAGAATTTATAGATGGTGTTTTTTAA
- a CDS encoding protein translocase SEC61 complex subunit gamma — MNLGNLKASIINFIKECRRVLHVSKKPDREEFINVAKVTGIGIIIIGVIGFIINLGAQLLGA, encoded by the coding sequence ATGAATTTAGGCAATTTAAAAGCATCTATTATCAATTTTATTAAAGAATGTAGAAGAGTTCTACATGTATCTAAGAAACCAGATAGAGAAGAATTTATTAATGTAGCCAAAGTTACTGGCATTGGAATAATTATTATAGGTGTTATAGGTTTTATAATAAATTTAGGTGCCCAATTATTAGGGGCGTAA
- a CDS encoding transcription elongation factor Spt5: MEDSDNLIYAIRTLVGQEKNVARMVARNVKNSGIEVNSILVPETLRGYILVESSSKLDMQNPALKVPNIRGAVEGMITFEEIKTFLKPEPILASIQKGSIVELISGPFKGEKAKVVRIDESREEVVLELIEAAVPIPVTVKGDQIRIIQKEAD, translated from the coding sequence ATGGAAGATAGTGATAACTTAATATATGCAATAAGAACTCTTGTAGGGCAAGAGAAAAATGTTGCAAGAATGGTTGCAAGAAATGTTAAAAACAGTGGAATTGAAGTAAATTCTATTTTAGTTCCAGAAACCCTCAGAGGATACATTTTAGTTGAATCTTCCTCAAAATTAGACATGCAAAACCCTGCCTTAAAGGTCCCGAATATTAGGGGGGCTGTTGAGGGCATGATAACCTTTGAGGAAATAAAAACCTTTTTGAAACCAGAACCTATACTTGCTTCTATACAAAAAGGAAGTATTGTAGAACTTATTTCTGGTCCATTTAAAGGAGAAAAAGCAAAAGTAGTAAGAATTGATGAATCCCGTGAGGAAGTAGTTTTAGAACTAATTGAAGCTGCTGTTCCAATTCCTGTTACCGTTAAAGGTGATCAAATTAGAATAATACAAAAGGAGGCTGACTAA
- the tfe gene encoding transcription factor E produces the protein MLKDPLVLELLNEIIQEEDEGSISVVECLVDGKVTDEEIAEETELRLNIVRRILYKLYDAGIASYKRSKDPETQWYTYSWKFEQDKIIDMIKSKHEEVLKELRECLKYEENNIFFECKTNNCRCSFEEASENNFVCPECGNELEYKDNSVFINKLKEEINFYESDNLSISFEGSSQNSK, from the coding sequence ATGCTTAAAGATCCTTTAGTTCTCGAACTGCTCAATGAAATCATTCAGGAAGAAGATGAAGGCAGTATCTCTGTTGTGGAGTGCTTGGTAGATGGTAAGGTTACCGACGAAGAAATAGCCGAAGAAACTGAATTAAGATTAAATATTGTTAGAAGAATTTTATACAAATTATATGATGCTGGAATTGCCAGTTATAAACGAAGTAAAGATCCAGAAACACAGTGGTATACTTATAGCTGGAAATTCGAACAGGACAAAATCATTGACATGATCAAAAGTAAACATGAAGAAGTTCTCAAAGAACTTAGAGAATGTTTAAAATACGAAGAAAACAACATATTCTTTGAATGTAAAACTAATAACTGTCGGTGCAGCTTTGAAGAAGCTTCAGAAAATAATTTCGTATGCCCCGAATGCGGAAACGAACTGGAATATAAAGACAATTCTGTATTCATTAATAAATTAAAAGAAGAGATTAATTTTTATGAAAGTGATAACCTTTCAATTAGCTTTGAAGGTTCAAGTCAAAATTCTAAATAA
- the comA gene encoding phosphosulfolactate synthase, which translates to MKAFNFLTPERVKKPRTNGTTMMLDKGMGLNTAEDLMEISGEYVDFAKFGWGTITIHDREIIKNKVEMYLGHDIKPYPGGTLFELAYINNKVEEYLQEADKLGFDTLEISDGSTEIPLDERRNIISNIKEQGFFVISEVGKKNPEEDHKIDTLERTRLINFDLESGADKVLIEARESGKGIGIFDDDGNVKEDEVDLLIKNLDVKNIIWEAPQKNQQVYFILKFGGNVNLGNIPPEEITALETMRRGLRGDTLGKVDL; encoded by the coding sequence ATGAAAGCTTTTAATTTTCTTACACCAGAACGTGTGAAAAAACCCCGCACAAATGGAACTACAATGATGTTAGATAAGGGTATGGGGTTGAATACAGCAGAAGATCTTATGGAGATTTCTGGTGAATACGTTGACTTTGCAAAATTTGGATGGGGAACTATAACCATCCACGACAGAGAAATTATTAAAAATAAAGTTGAAATGTACCTTGGCCATGATATTAAACCATACCCTGGTGGAACTTTATTTGAACTGGCTTATATTAACAATAAAGTTGAAGAATATTTACAAGAAGCTGACAAACTTGGATTTGATACTTTAGAAATATCAGATGGTTCTACAGAAATACCACTAGATGAAAGGAGAAATATTATTAGCAATATAAAAGAACAAGGCTTTTTCGTTATAAGTGAAGTTGGTAAAAAGAATCCTGAAGAAGATCACAAAATAGACACCCTTGAGAGAACCCGGCTGATAAATTTTGATCTGGAATCCGGTGCAGATAAAGTATTAATTGAAGCCCGTGAAAGTGGTAAAGGTATCGGAATATTCGATGATGATGGAAATGTTAAAGAGGATGAAGTGGATTTATTAATTAAAAATTTAGATGTTAAGAATATTATATGGGAAGCTCCCCAAAAAAATCAACAAGTATATTTCATCTTGAAATTTGGAGGGAATGTGAATCTTGGTAACATTCCCCCAGAAGAAATTACTGCCCTTGAAACCATGCGCCGTGGTTTAAGAGGGGATACTTTAGGAAAGGTGGATCTTTAA
- a CDS encoding TIGR04165 family Cys-rich peptide: MKAEYLNQNCPECGCKDKKISRRRNSRSNADAFYIQHIPQGDMGIIKCDNCGHVFEYCKDSKLPVKVKKICII; this comes from the coding sequence ATGAAGGCTGAATATCTAAACCAAAATTGTCCGGAATGCGGATGTAAAGATAAAAAAATATCCCGAAGAAGAAATTCTAGATCAAATGCAGATGCCTTTTACATTCAACATATACCACAAGGAGATATGGGCATAATCAAATGTGATAATTGTGGACATGTATTTGAATATTGTAAAGATAGTAAATTACCAGTAAAAGTAAAAAAGATTTGTATAATTTAA
- the rpl12p gene encoding 50S ribosomal protein P1, translating into MEYIYTAMLLHTTGQEINEENVKKVLEAAGSEADDARIKALIAALEEVDIEEAMEKTAVAAAAPAAAAAAPAAEEKPEEEEEEESEEEKEEEAAAGLGALFG; encoded by the coding sequence ATGGAATATATATACACAGCAATGTTATTGCACACAACCGGTCAAGAAATAAATGAAGAAAACGTTAAAAAGGTCCTTGAAGCAGCAGGTTCTGAAGCTGATGACGCAAGAATAAAAGCACTAATTGCAGCACTAGAAGAAGTGGATATAGAAGAAGCTATGGAAAAAACAGCTGTAGCAGCAGCTGCACCTGCAGCAGCAGCCGCAGCTCCAGCAGCTGAAGAAAAACCTGAAGAAGAGGAAGAAGAAGAATCTGAAGAAGAAAAAGAAGAAGAAGCTGCAGCAGGGCTTGGAGCTCTATTCGGTTAA
- a CDS encoding pyruvate dehydrogenase, translated as MAKYRCTVCNYVFNEELEGFDFSNLPADWRCPVCNSPKSVFVLMDEGEKVKIEGSTVSDVMVQQMAEWGVKYIFGIPGTSSLGVSDAIRKNDSIKYIQVRHEQTAAFMASAYGKLTGNIAACLTVAGPGATNLATGLYDAKLDHSPLLALTGQVKRQLIGPGSFQEIDQHSFFEPISVFNKTLMSEDQTTTLTSLAIKHAILKKGVSHIGIPNDVQKLPYNTDLIPFEGNMPNMAVSISKSLLIKAARIVDDSKRPVIIAGFGAMNQGEKLLKLAQKIDSPIVTTFRGKGVVNEYDDLYVGSHGTIGSTAATQLVRDSDLLIVIGSSFSEMTQIPEKRTIQIDIDPNMIARKYPVEIGLLGNSSQLIPELLSLVDEKNNAEYLNEIKRLKKEWFDLLDEEIDETKKPIRPQYIINVLNEKIDPDAIITLDVGENSWWFGRNFWMKSTQKMVMSGYLASMGFGLPAALAAQITYPDRQVICITGDGGFSMVMGDFMTAVKYELPVKVFLFNNKQLAMIMQEQMVENYPNYQTKLYNCNFADYAKNCGGIGIKVTEPDKLPEAVEKALSSSDPVIVDIDTDPKRFL; from the coding sequence ATGGCAAAATATAGGTGCACTGTCTGTAATTACGTGTTTAACGAAGAATTAGAAGGATTTGATTTTTCCAATTTACCAGCGGACTGGAGATGTCCCGTTTGCAATTCTCCAAAAAGTGTGTTTGTTTTAATGGATGAAGGAGAAAAAGTAAAAATCGAAGGTTCAACTGTTTCTGATGTTATGGTCCAACAAATGGCAGAGTGGGGAGTCAAGTACATTTTTGGTATTCCTGGAACATCTTCTCTGGGAGTAAGTGATGCAATCCGTAAAAATGATTCTATAAAATACATCCAAGTAAGGCATGAACAAACTGCCGCTTTCATGGCATCTGCTTATGGAAAACTCACTGGAAACATTGCTGCATGTTTAACGGTGGCAGGTCCTGGTGCAACTAATCTTGCAACTGGACTTTATGATGCAAAACTGGATCATTCACCACTATTGGCCCTTACCGGTCAGGTGAAAAGGCAGTTAATTGGTCCGGGATCCTTCCAAGAAATTGACCAGCACTCCTTTTTTGAACCAATATCAGTATTTAATAAAACTTTAATGTCAGAAGATCAAACCACCACCCTCACCAGCCTGGCTATCAAGCATGCCATTTTAAAAAAAGGAGTGTCACACATAGGTATCCCTAATGACGTCCAAAAACTACCATATAATACTGATTTAATTCCTTTCGAAGGTAACATGCCCAATATGGCCGTTTCAATATCCAAATCTCTTTTGATAAAGGCAGCTAGAATCGTTGATGATTCAAAAAGACCGGTTATAATTGCTGGTTTTGGAGCCATGAACCAAGGCGAAAAACTGCTTAAATTGGCTCAAAAGATTGATTCACCTATTGTAACTACCTTTAGAGGAAAAGGTGTTGTAAACGAATATGATGATCTTTATGTGGGAAGTCATGGAACCATTGGCTCTACTGCTGCTACCCAACTGGTTAGAGACTCCGACTTATTAATTGTAATTGGATCTTCCTTCTCTGAAATGACCCAGATACCTGAAAAAAGAACTATTCAGATAGATATAGATCCAAATATGATCGCCCGTAAGTATCCAGTTGAAATAGGTCTTTTAGGTAACAGTTCCCAGTTAATACCCGAATTATTATCATTGGTTGATGAAAAAAACAATGCAGAATATCTAAACGAAATAAAAAGACTTAAAAAGGAATGGTTTGATCTTTTAGATGAAGAAATCGATGAAACAAAAAAACCCATACGCCCTCAGTATATAATAAACGTTTTAAACGAAAAAATTGACCCTGATGCAATTATAACCCTGGATGTAGGGGAGAATTCCTGGTGGTTTGGCCGTAATTTCTGGATGAAATCCACCCAGAAAATGGTTATGTCTGGTTATTTAGCCTCAATGGGTTTTGGACTGCCTGCTGCTCTTGCTGCACAAATAACATATCCTGATAGACAAGTTATATGTATTACTGGTGACGGGGGATTTTCCATGGTTATGGGAGATTTCATGACTGCAGTTAAATATGAACTACCAGTCAAGGTATTTTTATTCAATAACAAACAACTGGCCATGATAATGCAGGAACAGATGGTGGAAAATTATCCCAACTACCAGACCAAACTTTACAATTGTAACTTCGCTGATTACGCCAAAAACTGTGGAGGCATTGGAATTAAAGTTACAGAACCTGATAAATTGCCTGAAGCTGTTGAAAAAGCACTTTCATCATCTGATCCAGTCATTGTAGATATTGATACAGATCCTAAGCGTTTTTTATAA
- a CDS encoding 50S ribosomal protein L1, with amino-acid sequence MKQEIMEAVKKAKEQAKPRNFTQSVDVVINIKDLDVKKPENRIDEEVSLPNGRGKDVKIAFIADGDLAVQAESAGADLIISKAELEDLGKNRKEAKKMANSYNFFVAQADMMPLVGRFLGPVLGPRKKMPKPVPATIKPDPIIGRLKNTIKVRIKDQPLIQAIVGTQDMDDEMIAENVEAVLGILDQKLEKGRNQIKSMYVKTTMGPVVKVI; translated from the coding sequence ATGAAACAAGAGATAATGGAAGCGGTGAAGAAGGCCAAGGAACAAGCCAAGCCGAGAAACTTCACACAGTCTGTAGATGTGGTAATAAACATCAAGGACTTAGACGTCAAAAAACCAGAAAATCGTATTGACGAAGAAGTTTCTCTACCAAATGGACGTGGAAAAGACGTCAAAATTGCTTTTATAGCAGATGGGGACTTGGCTGTCCAGGCTGAAAGTGCCGGCGCAGATCTTATAATAAGTAAAGCAGAATTAGAAGATCTGGGAAAAAATAGAAAAGAAGCAAAGAAGATGGCTAATAGTTACAACTTTTTTGTTGCCCAAGCCGATATGATGCCGCTGGTAGGTAGATTTTTAGGACCGGTTCTAGGACCTAGAAAGAAAATGCCAAAACCAGTACCGGCCACCATAAAACCAGATCCAATAATTGGAAGACTTAAAAACACTATTAAAGTGAGAATAAAAGATCAACCTCTTATTCAAGCAATTGTTGGTACTCAAGATATGGACGATGAGATGATTGCCGAGAATGTAGAAGCTGTGCTTGGTATATTAGACCAGAAACTGGAGAAAGGAAGAAATCAAATAAAATCCATGTATGTAAAAACAACCATGGGTCCAGTAGTGAAGGTGATCTAA
- a CDS encoding 50S ribosomal protein L10 produces MPHVASWKKEEVKNLKELINNYEVIGMANLADIPAPQLQKMRQNLKGNATIKMSRKTLMSLALEESDKDKSNINDLKDHMEGQPAMVFTSMNPFKLYKILEASKTPAPARAGSIAPSDIVVPKGDTAFKPGPILGELQQIGIPAKIDKGKIVITKDKTIVEEGEQIPAKVASILARLEIFPMEVGIDLVAAYENQTVYTSDLLTIDEEKTLSDIQTAFSQALNLSVNALIYTKESMPIIIQNAAAKSMNLAINASILTSKTSDTLLSKAYSQMLALASEISGVDESAVDDELLQKLKSSAKKVEVVEEKEEEKPEDEEDEEEDKEEDAAAGLGALFG; encoded by the coding sequence ATGCCTCATGTAGCTAGTTGGAAGAAAGAAGAAGTCAAAAACCTTAAAGAGTTAATAAATAATTACGAAGTTATAGGTATGGCTAATTTAGCAGATATTCCTGCTCCCCAACTTCAAAAAATGCGACAAAACTTAAAAGGTAATGCAACCATCAAAATGTCCCGTAAGACATTAATGAGCTTGGCTTTAGAGGAATCTGATAAAGATAAGTCCAATATTAATGACCTAAAGGATCACATGGAAGGACAACCAGCAATGGTATTTACTAGCATGAATCCTTTCAAACTCTACAAAATTTTAGAGGCTAGTAAAACTCCAGCACCTGCCAGAGCAGGAAGCATAGCTCCATCTGATATTGTAGTGCCTAAGGGTGATACTGCATTTAAACCAGGACCTATACTTGGTGAACTTCAACAAATAGGCATCCCTGCCAAAATTGATAAGGGTAAAATTGTTATAACTAAAGATAAAACTATTGTTGAAGAGGGAGAACAAATTCCAGCAAAAGTAGCGAGTATTCTTGCAAGACTTGAAATTTTCCCTATGGAAGTTGGAATTGACTTAGTAGCTGCTTATGAAAATCAAACAGTATATACTTCAGATTTGTTAACCATTGACGAAGAAAAAACTCTTTCCGATATTCAAACAGCCTTCTCTCAAGCATTAAATCTATCAGTAAATGCATTAATTTACACCAAAGAATCCATGCCAATTATTATACAAAATGCAGCTGCCAAATCTATGAATCTGGCAATAAATGCATCAATATTAACATCCAAAACTTCGGATACTTTGCTGTCCAAGGCTTATTCACAGATGTTAGCATTGGCATCAGAAATTTCAGGTGTAGATGAATCTGCAGTTGATGATGAACTTTTACAAAAATTAAAATCAAGTGCTAAGAAGGTTGAAGTTGTAGAAGAAAAAGAAGAAGAAAAACCTGAAGACGAAGAAGACGAAGAAGAAGATAAAGAAGAAGATGCAGCAGCAGGGCTTGGAGCTCTGTTTGGATAA
- a CDS encoding DUF2769 domain-containing protein, whose product MTKVEFNMENLKKCVCRDCPVQENSACAGAKKKMLQEKMEEMMEKGMMPDPEAVPGVYCAAGPAICSDLNFEKMCMCATCPVWQEQDLADGMPMGYYCRDGPAQ is encoded by the coding sequence ATGACAAAAGTAGAATTTAATATGGAAAATCTTAAAAAATGTGTCTGCCGCGACTGTCCAGTTCAAGAAAACAGCGCATGTGCCGGTGCCAAAAAGAAGATGCTACAGGAAAAAATGGAAGAAATGATGGAAAAGGGAATGATGCCTGATCCAGAAGCTGTTCCTGGAGTTTACTGCGCTGCCGGACCCGCCATATGCAGCGATTTGAACTTTGAAAAGATGTGTATGTGTGCAACTTGTCCAGTATGGCAAGAACAAGATCTTGCTGATGGTATGCCCATGGGATACTATTGTAGAGATGGACCAGCCCAATAA